TTAGCTGTCAGCTAACAAAAATCGGATTGCGTTAGCTGGAAATTGATCATTTTGAATGGAATTTTGTGTCACGAACGTGATTAGAAAATAACAAAAGCGTTCGTTGTCAGCTAATCAAGCTAACATTTTCGAACGCTTTGAAGCCCGTCGCCAAGAGGATTTGAACCTCCGACCCCTCGCTTAGGAGTTCCCTGTGGCGGTTAGTATGCAGTAGTTCGATTATCCTGCAAGGGACGTTTAACGCCCCAAAAAGCGGAAAAGGGGCTTGCACAACGACTCTGTTAATAAACTCTAATATTCAATTATATCCTTTAGAGTGTTAGCAGGCTGTTAGCAAACCAACCACTTTTTCGGGAATTACTGATAATTTGTTACAATCGTATTTAAAATCATTTATCACATGGAAACAAGATACCCGTTAGGTTGAATTTAATTAAGTTAAAGGACGTTCAGAAATGAGCGTCTTTTTTCATACCCAAAATCGAAAGGAGAAAGAGAAAATATGAATAAGCTAGTAAAGCGATTGCTGACAGGAACGCTTGCTTTTGCAACCATTCTCACGGCATTACCAGTGACGGCGGTTCATGCTTCCGGCAATCAATACTGGACAGAATCAGCAGAACGTGTCGGCTACATTGAACAAATTATGAATGATGGTTCTATCAAATCTACGTTCCATGAGGGACACATGAAAGTTGAGGGCGAAACTGCCTACTGCGTGGACATCAATACCAATTTCAAGAATGGATATAAAACAAGGTCTGACGCAAGTACACGAATGAGTAGTGATCAGATTGCGGACGTTGCTCTTTCCTTAGAGTACGTCAAGCAATATACCGCTACTCATACAGGGCTGAATAACAACCAGAAGTATTTGCTGGAACAGTGTGTTGTCTGGCAGAGATTGAGCGAACAGCTCGGCTGGCAGTGCGACAACGTCAGAGCTTCCTATAATGAAATCTCACAGGCGGTACAGAATGAAGTGTACGCTGGTGCGAAAGCATTTGTGAAAGAAAACAAAGGACGCTATGAATGTGGTGGTTACATCTACACTGGCGAAGGACAGGACATCGGACAGTTCTGGGCGAAGTTAAATGTAGGAAATGCAAAAGTCAAAAAGACTTCTTCCAATCCCACGGTCACAGATGGTAACGCCAGTTATTCCTTTGAGGGTGCGACATTTGGTGTCTATTCTGATAAGGGCTGTAACAGCCAGCTTGCCACACTTACTGCCGATGGAAACGGCGATACCAAAGAAGTTGAGGTAAAAGCCGGAACAGTTTACATCAAAGAACTTTCCGCACCAAAAGGTTACAAGTTGGATTCTACTGTTCATTCCTTAAATGTGGAAGTTGGAAAAACAGCGACTTTGACTGTTGCTGATACTCCAAAAGTCACAGAAACTTTGATTGATTTATTTAAAATCGACATGGAAACAGGAAAATCTACTCCACAGGGAACTGCTTCTTTAGAGGGTGCAGAGTTCACATGGAGCTATTATGACGGATACTACAATGCAGATAATCTACCTGCAAAAGCTACCCGTACATGGACAACGAAAACCGTTGCCGAAAAAGACAGTGACGGAACTATCCATTATGTATCCAGACTTGCCGACAGCTACAAAGTATCCGGCGACAGCTTCTATACACAGGACGGTAAAAATGTACTGCCACTTGGTACACTCACTGTCACAGAAACAAAAGCACCAAACGGCTACTTATTAGATGGTGCATATATGCAGGCTGACGGAAGTTCCGAACAGATTAAGGGAACATACCTTACACAGATTTCCGAAGATAGCGAACTTGCCGTACTTTCTGGAAGCAATCAGTATTCCGTATCCGACAAGGTTATCTGTGGCGGTGTAAAAATCCAGAAACGTGACCTTGAAACAAAGGATACCAAAGCACAGGGAAGTGCTACCTTACAGTACACAGAATTTAATATCATTTCCTTAAATGACAGTCCTGTACTGGTTGAGGGAAAATTATACAGCAAGAATGAAACCGTAAAGAAGATTCAGACAGGCATTGACGGAATCGCTTCTACTTCTGCTGACTTACTCCCTTACGGAAATTACAGATTAGAAGAAAGCAAAGCACCAGAGGGCTACTTGACAGACGGTGCAAAAACAATCGACTTTTCTATCACGGAAGATGGAAAAATCGTGGACTTGACCGACAAATCTCACTCTGTCTACAACCAGATTAAACGTGGCGATATTGAGGGTGTAAAAATCGGTGCAGGTACACACAAACGTCTTGCAGGTGTTCCATTCAGAATTACAAGCAAGACAACGGGAGAATCCCATATTGTAGTTACTGACAACAACGGTCAGTTCTCCACTGCTTCAAGCTGGGCTTCCCATAAGGTCAATACTAATGCCGGAAAATCCAGTGAGGACGGTGTATGGTTTGGAACTTCTGAACCAGACGACAGCAAAGGTGCATTACTTTATGATACTTATGTGATTGAGGAATTAAAGTGTGATTCCAACGCCGGATTTAAGCTGATTCCAGCTTTTGAGATAGTCGTATCCAGAAATAAAGTGACCATTGATTTAGGTACGCTTACCGATGAATACGAAAAAGAAATCACAATCCATACCACAGCTACCGACAAGAAAACAGGCGAAAAGATGATTGTTGCCGGAAAAGACATCAAGATCGTGGACGAAGTCACACTTGATGGATTGGAAACAGGCAGAAAATATAAACTTTCCGGCTGGCAGATGGTAAAGGAAGAAAATGCGGAACTTCTCATTGATGGGAAACGTGTAGACAGTGATTATACCTTTACTGCTGACAGCGAAAAAATGACGGTTAAGATTACTTACAGTTTTGATGGTTCAGCTCTTGGTGGTCAGAACCTTGTTACCTTTGAGGAATTGTACGATATGAGCAATCCGAAAGAGCCTGTCAAGGTTGCCGAACATAAAGACATCAACGATGATGGACAGACTGTTCTTATCACAGAACGTATCATCAAAATCCATACGACCGCTACGGACAAGAACGGCAAGAAAGAAATCGAAGCCGGAAAAGATGTAACGATTGTGGATAAAGTCACATTAGATGGTCTGGAAGTTGGAACAAAATACAAACTTTCCGGCTGGCAGATGTTAAAAGAGAAAAATGCAGAACTTCTGATTGATGGAAAGAAAGTATCCAATAATTATGAGTTTACAGCCGACAATGAAAAAATGACGGTTGAGATTGCCTTTACCTTTGATGGTTCTTCTCTTGGTGGTAAAAACCTTGTTACCTTTGAGGAGTTATACGATATGACCAATCCAGACGAACCAAAGAAAGTGACGGAACATAAGGACATTACAGACGATGGACAGACTGTGACAATCAAGGAAGTGCCGGAAATCCCAGACACACCAAAGGATACCGACACGCCGGATACACCATCTACGGTTACTAAGACAAGTGACAGCCCAAAAACAGGCGACAATACCAATATCTATGCTTATCTTGCCATGCTCGGTTTTTCCTGCGTAGGGCTTGGCGGTATGCTTTACTTCAAACGCCGTAGAAAGAAATCATAAGGCGGTAATGTAGCGGTTGGTAAAGAGTTCAAGGTCGCCACCCTTTTTGCAACTTCACGCTCCCGTGAAGCACTTGGTTTACGGGAGCGTGAAGTCCACTAGGGGCGTGGGGAGTGTAGCTCCCCACAACATACAGCAGGAAAGAAAATAAAACAGAAAGAAAAGAGGTCAATCATTTATGGAATTAAGATTTGTCGTACCAAACATGGAAAAGACATTCGGGAACTTGGAGTTTGCCGGAGAAAATACTACGGAACAGCAGAGAATCAACGGGCGTATGGCTGTCATTACCAGAAGCTACAACCTGTATTCCGATGTGCAGAGAGCCGATGATGTTGTCGTTGTGCTTCCTGCCAAAGCTGGCGAAAAACATTTCTCGCCGGAGCAGAAAGTAAAACTTATCAATCCTCGAATCACTACTGATGGCTATAAAATCGGGGAACGTGGATTTGTCAATTACATCTTACTTGCAGACGATATGTTACCAGTGGAAAGTAAATAAGGGGGTATTCAGATTATGAGATTAGCAAATGGAATCGTCATTGATAAAGAAAAGACTTTCGGAGTGTTGAAGTTCTCCGCATTACGCCGTGAGGTTCATGTACAGAATGAAGATGGGACGGTCAGTGAGGAAATCAAGGAACGTACTTACGATTTAAAATGCAACACACAGGGACGCATGATACAGGTATCCGTTCCGGCGACTGTTCCGTTAAAGGACTATGACTACAACGCCGAAGTGGAACTTATCAATCCTGTTGCAGATACGGTAGCCAATGCAAATTACCGTGGTGCAGATGTGGACTGGTATGTAAAAGCAGACGATATTGTTTTGAAGAACAAAGGCACTCATGCCGGAAATCCACAGAACAATGCTCCACAGCAACCGCCGAAGAAATAAGTTCATAACTTAGATTTTCTGTTGTACGGGTCGTATATAATTGATATAATATACTTATCTAATCAAATCGGAATTTTGTGAGATGTTGGTATGAGTGAATTTATGATATTAGCGATTGTATTTATTTCAATGTTGGTTTTGTTTTATTTTTTATGGGTCAACGGATATATGATTTTGAACGCAAAACGAGCCTTATTATTTGTTGGTTCACTCAGAGGGAAAAATAAATGCGAAGTTTCTTTTTCATCTTGTAGCGGATATGTAAAAAAGGTAATAAAATTTAACGAAAGTCGTGAATATACTTTTAAGTTGGATGGCGATGTCTCAAAAGGAAGTATCCATGTTATTGTAGAAAATAAAAATAAAGATACCATATTAGATTTGACACCAGAGATAAAAACCGGTATGTTGACTGTCGATGAAAAATGTAGATATTATCTAATGCTTAAATTTGAAAAAGCAGATGGCAAGATTAAGTTACAATGGGATTAGTGGGTATATAGTTTATAAAATCATCATTTTTCAAATCGGGATTTAATGGGGAGGATATGGATATGAAAAAGTATTTCAAAGAAATCGCAATCTTAATTGCACAACTACTCATGTTTTATGTATTTCCATTAACGGCAGGACCTACTGATGCTATGGGAATGGTGTTTTTAATTATAGTTGCAACCTTCGTACTTGCGATAATTATGGGCAGTGTATCAAAGAAAAAAGCCAAGTATGTGTATCCGCTTTTGGTTTCTGTTCTTTTTATTCCTTCCGTTTTCATCTATTATAATGAATCTGCACTCATACACTCCATTTGGTATTTGGTAATTTCTTCTGTAGGATTGTTGATAGGTGCTTTGATGCAGTATTTCTTTAGTAGAAAGTGAAACAAATATCAGTTTGTAAGGGAGAGTTGAAGATGAGATTATTTGATAAATTCAAAAACAAAAATACCAAAATTACTTTTATTGAAAATGCTGGTGGAGTTATCATCACAAAATCAATTTATCAGGGAACTTCTAAATTAAAATGGCTCTTTCGGGAAGAAAGCGTAAATCCGTCGGATAACGGTTGGCGAGCAATCGGAGATAATGATACACAGGAATACTTAGATAATCCCGAAAATTCTATGGTAGTAGATTTTAACACTCTTGCAAATATCGAACCAGCAGTTTTATCAGTATATGACATGCCAGTAGGTGCAGATTTAGAGTTTTGTTTTGATGATACTGGTAGATATTTTATTGATACTAATACAGGAAATCGAATAAAGTAAAAGAGAACTAAAAATCACAGTTTTACAATTCAATACTTATGTCCACAAAGCAGTTAGTCTACACGATTGACTGCTTTTCTTACGTCCAAAGAAAGGAGTTTATATGAAAGTATGGCAAAAATCTAAAGGTAACAGGATTCGTGCCGGTGACAAATCGCTGGTCTATCATTTCTGTATTGGCTGGCTGTTGCTCCTGTTTGTTGCGGTATTCTTGCTACTGAACCTGCGACAGCCTCTTGTTACAGACTGGAAAGAATTTAACCTGCTCCATGCCGGAATTACTTGGACTGCCTACAACTCCATTACGGTTCTGATAGCGACTGGTATTTGTGTATTGGTCACTTTTCTCTACTACCGTTACGGATATGACCGTATCAAGCGGTTGTTTCACAGGCAAAAACTGGCTCGCATGGTGCTGGAAAATAAATGGTATGAAGCAGAAAACACCAAAGACAGCGGTTTTTTCACTGACCTGCAAAGCAGATCAAGAGAAAAAATCGTGTGGTTTCCAAAAATCTACTACCAGATGGACAATGGTTTGTTGCATATTCTGTGTGAAATCACAATGGGAAAATATCAAGAACAGCTCCTGTCCTTAGAGGATAAACTGGAATCGGGGCTGTACTGTGAGCTGACCGACAAGACACTGCATGACGGCTATATCGAATACACCCTGCTCTATGATATGATAGCGAACCGTATTTCGATTGATGAAGTGGTTGCCGAAAACGGCGGTCTGCGGTTAATGAAAAATCTGGTGTGGGAATATGATTCACTTCCCCATGCCCTTATCTGCGGTGGTACAGGTGGTGGAAAGACATATTTTCTATTGACCATCATTGAAGCCCTGCTTAGAACCAATGCGGATTTATATATTCTTGACCCGAAGAACGCTGACCTTGCAGACTTGGGAACGGTCATGGGAAATGTCTACCACACGAAAGACGATATGATTGACTGCGTCAATACCTTTTATAAGGGCATGGTCACACGCTCGGAAGAAATGAAACTACACCCGAACTACCGCACAGGAGAAAACTATGCCTATCTGGGACTTGCTCCACAGTTCCTTATCTTTGATGAATATGTGGCGTTCTTGGAAATGCTCACAACAAAAGAAAGCACCGCCCTGTTAAGCCAGTTAAAGAAAATCGTCATGCTTGGCAGACAGGCTGGATACTTTCTGATTGTGGCTTGCCAGCGTCCAGACGCAAAGTATTTCGGGGACGGTATCAGAGATAACTTCAACTTCCGTGTGGGGCTTGGTCGCATGAGTGAACTCGGCTACGGTATGCTCTTTGGAAGTGATGTGAAAAAACATTTTTTCCAGAAGCGAATCAAGGGGCGTGGATACTGTGATGTAGGAACAAGTGTCATATCTGAATTTTATACTCCCCTTGTACCCAAAGGCTATGATTTCTTAGGTACGATTGGGGAACTTGCAGAAAGGAGAACAGAAAAAAAGGCTCTGGAACAATCCGAAGCCTTACTTTAATTTCAAGATGTCATTAGGTGTGCAGTCCAGATATTCACACAACTTTGCTAAGATGGAGAAGTCGATTCTGGTCACTTTGTTTTTGCAGTAGTTGTTGAGCTGTGTCCTCTGTAAATTACAGGCTTCACAGACTTTGTTTTTACTGATATTCTTTTCTTTGAGAAGATTTTCTAAATCCATGTATACTGTCATTTTTGTTTACCTCGTCTTTTAATCAAATTATAAATATAGCTGTATTGAAAAATAAGCTGTTTTGCTCTACACTTGTACTGTAATACAGGTGTACGGAGGAAATTAAAATGATAAGAAAACGGACAATAATTATAGTAATCACTATACTTCTGCTCTTGGCAGGAATCCTGTTTTACCTGCAATGGGGACGACAGATGGACGTATCTTCTTCGTCTGGCTCTGGCTCTGATAACCATTATGAGCTACGGGTGTCGGTCATACTCAACACTTTGGTCGTGACCGATCAACAGAAATGTGCGGAACAAATATTTGAAAAATGCAGGGACAACTCTTTTCACAGTGTCCGTTTCAGTTATGATATTCAGATTCCCCACGCACTTTCTGTTACGGTCTACAAGAACCAGAAAGACGCTGAATCCGGCAACTCGGCATTTAGCTTTTCCTATCGGCAGGAGAACCAGATAGACGGCACATACAATATTGTGGACAATCCAGAAAAATTTACTCTGGAAATGGACTGATTGTACACATAAGGCAGGACGGACAGGTGGCGTGCGAAGCGAAAGCCACAGGTACGGACTAGCCTTGCTGGTGTGGCGGTAGCCACGCCAGCAGACAATAGCCCCTCGATATCTAACAGAGGGGCACAAATCACAAGGAAACATACACAAAAGTTACCAATTCTTGGCTAAAATTAAGCGTTTGGTAGCTTTTTTTATTGCTGTGACATCAGATGAAAAATGTCACATTTTTTTCGTAAAGGGGGTATCGAACTGAATGATACAGAGTGGATACAGGATTTTGCAGACAAACGTTTGCAGTACGGTGTATCCCAGACGAAACTTGCGGTCATGGCTGGAATCAGCCGTGAACATCTAAGCCGTATCGAATCCGGCAAGGTGGCGGTCACAGAAGAAATGAAAGTGAAACTTTTGGAAGCTCTGGAAAAATTCAATCCAGAAGCACCGCTTACCATGCTGTTTGATTATGTGAGGATACGGTTTCCGACACTGGATATTGGACACATCATTAAGGACATCTTACAGCTCAATATCCAGTACATGATACATGAGGACTTCGGGCATTACAGCTACACAGAACACTACTACATCGGAGATATTTTCGTATATACTTCCCCAGATGAAGAAAAAGGTGTCCTGCTGGAACTGAAAGGAAAAGGCTGTCGCCAGTTTGAAAGTTATCTGCTGGCACAGGAACGGAGCTGGTATGACTTCCTTATGGACGCTCTGGTGGACGGCGGTGTGATGAAACGCCTTGACCTTGCCATCAATGACCATACGGGAATGTTGGATATTCCAGAACTGACCGAAAAATGCCGGGATGAGGAATGTGTATCGGTGTTCCGTTCCTTTAAGTCTTATGCTTCCGGCGAACTGGTCAAGCATAAGGAACAGGACAAGGCTGGTATGGGCTACACGCTTTATATCGGCTCATTGAAAAGTGAGGTGTACTTCTGTGTCTATGAAAAAAGCTATGAGCAGTACATCAAACTGGGGATACCCATTGAGGAAGCACCGATAAAAAACAGATTTGAAATACGGTTGAAAAATGAACGTGCTTATTATGCTGTCCGTGACCTGCTGACCTACTATGACGCTGAACGGACGGCATTTTCTATTATCAACCGTTATGTACGCTTCGTGGATAAGGAAGCAGACAAGAAACGGAGCGACTGGAAATTATCTGTCCGATGGGCGTGGTTCATCGGGGAAAACAGAGAGCCGTTAAAGCTCACGACCAAACCCGAACCCTACACACTGGACAGAACCCTACGCTGGATTCAACGGCAGGTTGACCCGACACTCAAAATGCTGGAAGCAATCACAGCGAAAACAGGGATTGATTATCTGAAAGAAATCCGTAAATCCACGAAACTGACGGAAAAGCACTACAAGATAATCGAACAGCAGACCACAGCTACCGAAGATGTGATTTTGGAAAAGGAGAATTGAAAAATGCAACGATTATTATTTGATTTCCTGTTCTTCTCTTTAGGGGGAACAGTTGGCGTGATTGCCATGTGTATTTTACAGGCTGGCAGACAGTCTGATAGAAAAATGATGGAACTGAAAGGAGAAAAGAAAGCATGAATTTTGGACAGAACCTTTATAACTGGTTTTTAAGCAATGCACAGAGCCTTGTGCTTATGGCGATTGTGGTTATCGGTATCTACTTGGGATTTAAGCGTGAGTTTTCCAAACTTATCGGATTCTTGGTAGTTGCCTTAGTAGCCGTTGGTCTTGTATTCAATGCGTCCGGCGTAAAAGACGTATTGTTACAGTTATTCAATAAGATTATTGGAGCGTAAAATTAAGAATCCCACATTTTGAACACAAACTTGTGGTAATATACTAACTTGTGGTAATATACTAATATCATTAAAATGTTTAAAGGAGATTCTTATTATGGTTAGATACAGTATTGAAATCGGACAGCAAGAACAAAATATTTTAAAAGAAATCGTTTTAGCCAGTGATAAAAATGTAAAGAAACGTAAATTTGCAACAGGGTTATCGTCTGTGATGGCTGTCATAATGTTAATATATACGATTCTTTGTTTTATGAATAGTCGTATTGGATATGGTATTATTGGATTATTATTTTCGGTTTTCTTTATCTGGATTATCATAAACGGAGCTAACACATTTCAGAAAAAAGTAATAAATATTGTTCATTCAAAGATGGATAATAAATTGACTTCGGGAAAACGTGAATATTGTTTTGATACCGATGGTATTACAGTTAGTTCTGATATCGGTAACGGGACTAATCATTGGAACGCCTTTAAATGTTGGGGGATTTTCAGAAATTACATATATATCAGAACAATAAAAAATGAAATGGTTCTT
The sequence above is drawn from the Coprococcus comes ATCC 27758 genome and encodes:
- a CDS encoding VaFE repeat-containing surface-anchored protein, translated to MNKLVKRLLTGTLAFATILTALPVTAVHASGNQYWTESAERVGYIEQIMNDGSIKSTFHEGHMKVEGETAYCVDINTNFKNGYKTRSDASTRMSSDQIADVALSLEYVKQYTATHTGLNNNQKYLLEQCVVWQRLSEQLGWQCDNVRASYNEISQAVQNEVYAGAKAFVKENKGRYECGGYIYTGEGQDIGQFWAKLNVGNAKVKKTSSNPTVTDGNASYSFEGATFGVYSDKGCNSQLATLTADGNGDTKEVEVKAGTVYIKELSAPKGYKLDSTVHSLNVEVGKTATLTVADTPKVTETLIDLFKIDMETGKSTPQGTASLEGAEFTWSYYDGYYNADNLPAKATRTWTTKTVAEKDSDGTIHYVSRLADSYKVSGDSFYTQDGKNVLPLGTLTVTETKAPNGYLLDGAYMQADGSSEQIKGTYLTQISEDSELAVLSGSNQYSVSDKVICGGVKIQKRDLETKDTKAQGSATLQYTEFNIISLNDSPVLVEGKLYSKNETVKKIQTGIDGIASTSADLLPYGNYRLEESKAPEGYLTDGAKTIDFSITEDGKIVDLTDKSHSVYNQIKRGDIEGVKIGAGTHKRLAGVPFRITSKTTGESHIVVTDNNGQFSTASSWASHKVNTNAGKSSEDGVWFGTSEPDDSKGALLYDTYVIEELKCDSNAGFKLIPAFEIVVSRNKVTIDLGTLTDEYEKEITIHTTATDKKTGEKMIVAGKDIKIVDEVTLDGLETGRKYKLSGWQMVKEENAELLIDGKRVDSDYTFTADSEKMTVKITYSFDGSALGGQNLVTFEELYDMSNPKEPVKVAEHKDINDDGQTVLITERIIKIHTTATDKNGKKEIEAGKDVTIVDKVTLDGLEVGTKYKLSGWQMLKEKNAELLIDGKKVSNNYEFTADNEKMTVEIAFTFDGSSLGGKNLVTFEELYDMTNPDEPKKVTEHKDITDDGQTVTIKEVPEIPDTPKDTDTPDTPSTVTKTSDSPKTGDNTNIYAYLAMLGFSCVGLGGMLYFKRRRKKS
- a CDS encoding YdcP family protein, which gives rise to MELRFVVPNMEKTFGNLEFAGENTTEQQRINGRMAVITRSYNLYSDVQRADDVVVVLPAKAGEKHFSPEQKVKLINPRITTDGYKIGERGFVNYILLADDMLPVESK
- a CDS encoding YdcP family protein; its protein translation is MRLANGIVIDKEKTFGVLKFSALRREVHVQNEDGTVSEEIKERTYDLKCNTQGRMIQVSVPATVPLKDYDYNAEVELINPVADTVANANYRGADVDWYVKADDIVLKNKGTHAGNPQNNAPQQPPKK
- a CDS encoding immunity protein Imm33 domain-containing protein, whose protein sequence is MRLFDKFKNKNTKITFIENAGGVIITKSIYQGTSKLKWLFREESVNPSDNGWRAIGDNDTQEYLDNPENSMVVDFNTLANIEPAVLSVYDMPVGADLEFCFDDTGRYFIDTNTGNRIK
- a CDS encoding FtsK/SpoIIIE domain-containing protein, whose product is MKVWQKSKGNRIRAGDKSLVYHFCIGWLLLLFVAVFLLLNLRQPLVTDWKEFNLLHAGITWTAYNSITVLIATGICVLVTFLYYRYGYDRIKRLFHRQKLARMVLENKWYEAENTKDSGFFTDLQSRSREKIVWFPKIYYQMDNGLLHILCEITMGKYQEQLLSLEDKLESGLYCELTDKTLHDGYIEYTLLYDMIANRISIDEVVAENGGLRLMKNLVWEYDSLPHALICGGTGGGKTYFLLTIIEALLRTNADLYILDPKNADLADLGTVMGNVYHTKDDMIDCVNTFYKGMVTRSEEMKLHPNYRTGENYAYLGLAPQFLIFDEYVAFLEMLTTKESTALLSQLKKIVMLGRQAGYFLIVACQRPDAKYFGDGIRDNFNFRVGLGRMSELGYGMLFGSDVKKHFFQKRIKGRGYCDVGTSVISEFYTPLVPKGYDFLGTIGELAERRTEKKALEQSEALL
- a CDS encoding helix-turn-helix domain-containing protein, coding for MTVYMDLENLLKEKNISKNKVCEACNLQRTQLNNYCKNKVTRIDFSILAKLCEYLDCTPNDILKLK
- the mobT gene encoding MobT family relaxase; this translates as MSHFFRKGGIELNDTEWIQDFADKRLQYGVSQTKLAVMAGISREHLSRIESGKVAVTEEMKVKLLEALEKFNPEAPLTMLFDYVRIRFPTLDIGHIIKDILQLNIQYMIHEDFGHYSYTEHYYIGDIFVYTSPDEEKGVLLELKGKGCRQFESYLLAQERSWYDFLMDALVDGGVMKRLDLAINDHTGMLDIPELTEKCRDEECVSVFRSFKSYASGELVKHKEQDKAGMGYTLYIGSLKSEVYFCVYEKSYEQYIKLGIPIEEAPIKNRFEIRLKNERAYYAVRDLLTYYDAERTAFSIINRYVRFVDKEADKKRSDWKLSVRWAWFIGENREPLKLTTKPEPYTLDRTLRWIQRQVDPTLKMLEAITAKTGIDYLKEIRKSTKLTEKHYKIIEQQTTATEDVILEKEN
- a CDS encoding DUF3789 domain-containing protein, translated to MQRLLFDFLFFSLGGTVGVIAMCILQAGRQSDRKMMELKGEKKA
- a CDS encoding YcxB family protein; its protein translation is MVRYSIEIGQQEQNILKEIVLASDKNVKKRKFATGLSSVMAVIMLIYTILCFMNSRIGYGIIGLLFSVFFIWIIINGANTFQKKVINIVHSKMDNKLTSGKREYCFDTDGITVSSDIGNGTNHWNAFKCWGIFRNYIYIRTIKNEMVLVNQNDLSENDVKELKSLLSQNLKEETL